A single region of the Cereibacter sphaeroides 2.4.1 genome encodes:
- the rplP gene encoding 50S ribosomal protein L16: MLQPKRTKFRKQHKGRIHGEAKGGFLLNFGGFGLKATEPERVTARQIEAARRAITRHMKRQGRVWIRVFPDVPVTSKPTEVRMGKGKGSVDYWAAKVKPGRIMFEIDGVSETIAREALRLGAMKLPVMTRIVVREDW; this comes from the coding sequence ATGCTGCAACCGAAACGGACGAAGTTCCGCAAACAGCACAAGGGCCGCATCCACGGTGAAGCCAAGGGCGGGTTCCTCCTGAACTTCGGCGGCTTCGGCCTCAAGGCCACCGAGCCCGAGCGTGTGACCGCGCGGCAGATCGAGGCTGCTCGCCGCGCGATCACGCGCCACATGAAGCGTCAGGGCCGGGTCTGGATCCGCGTGTTCCCGGACGTGCCGGTGACCTCGAAGCCCACCGAAGTCCGGATGGGTAAGGGCAAGGGCTCGGTCGACTACTGGGCGGCCAAGGTGAAGCCGGGCCGGATCATGTTCGAGATCGACGGCGTGTCCGAGACCATCGCCCGCGAGGCCCTGCGCCTCGGCGCGATGAAACTGCCGGTCATGACCCGGATCGTGGTCCGCGAGGACTGGTGA
- the rpmC gene encoding 50S ribosomal protein L29, protein MTTAQELRSKTPDQLRDQLVALKKEAFNLRFQQATGQLENTARMRAVRRDVARIKTVLNEMAASAAAN, encoded by the coding sequence ATGACCACCGCCCAGGAACTGCGGTCCAAGACCCCGGACCAGCTCCGCGACCAGCTCGTGGCGCTCAAGAAAGAGGCCTTCAACCTCCGCTTCCAGCAGGCCACCGGCCAGCTCGAGAACACCGCCCGCATGCGCGCCGTCCGCCGCGACGTTGCCCGCATCAAGACGGTCCTGAACGAGATGGCCGCTTCGGCCGCTGCGAACTGA
- the rpsQ gene encoding 30S ribosomal protein S17, which translates to MPKRILQGTVTSDKNEQTVTVLVERRFKHPLLKKTVRLSKKYRAHDPENQFKVGDIVRIEECAPISKTKRWKVVTDAVVA; encoded by the coding sequence ATGCCCAAACGCATCCTGCAAGGCACCGTGACCAGCGACAAGAACGAGCAGACCGTGACGGTCCTCGTCGAGCGCCGCTTCAAGCACCCGCTGCTGAAGAAGACGGTCCGTCTGTCGAAGAAATACCGGGCCCATGACCCGGAGAACCAATTCAAGGTCGGCGACATCGTCCGCATCGAGGAATGCGCGCCCATCTCGAAGACGAAGCGCTGGAAGGTCGTGACCGACGCCGTCGTGGCGTGA
- the rplN gene encoding 50S ribosomal protein L14: protein MIQMQTNLDVADNSGARRVQCIKVLGGSHRRYASVGDIIVVSVKEAIPRGRVKKGDVRKAVVVRTAKEVRREDGTTIRFDRNAAVILNNQGEPVGTRIFGPVVRELRAKNFMKIISLAPEVL, encoded by the coding sequence ATGATCCAGATGCAGACCAATCTGGATGTCGCTGACAACTCCGGCGCTCGCCGAGTTCAGTGCATCAAGGTTCTGGGTGGTTCCCACCGTCGCTATGCCAGCGTCGGCGACATCATCGTGGTGTCGGTGAAGGAAGCCATCCCGCGCGGTCGCGTGAAGAAGGGCGATGTCCGCAAGGCCGTCGTCGTGCGCACCGCCAAGGAAGTCCGTCGTGAAGACGGCACCACCATCCGCTTCGACCGCAACGCCGCCGTCATCCTGAACAACCAGGGCGAACCGGTCGGCACCCGTATCTTCGGGCCGGTCGTGCGCGAGCTGCGTGCCAAGAACTTCATGAAAATCATCTCGCTGGCGCCGGAGGTGCTCTGA
- the rplX gene encoding 50S ribosomal protein L24, which produces MAAKLKKGDRVVVLAGKDKGKQGEITAVMPKDNKAVVEGVNVAIRHTKQTPTAQGGRLAKAMPIDLSNLALLDANGKATRVGFRFEGEKKVRYAKTTGDVI; this is translated from the coding sequence ATGGCTGCGAAGCTGAAGAAGGGTGACCGCGTCGTCGTGCTGGCCGGCAAGGACAAGGGCAAGCAGGGCGAGATCACTGCGGTGATGCCGAAGGACAACAAGGCCGTGGTCGAGGGCGTGAACGTCGCCATCCGCCACACCAAGCAGACGCCGACCGCCCAGGGCGGCCGTCTCGCCAAGGCGATGCCGATCGACCTGTCGAACCTCGCGCTGCTCGATGCCAACGGCAAGGCCACGCGCGTGGGCTTCCGCTTCGAGGGCGAGAAGAAGGTCCGCTACGCCAAGACCACGGGGGATGTCATCTGA
- the rplE gene encoding 50S ribosomal protein L5 — MLDQTNYTPRLKAAYANSVRAAMKEEFGYKNDMQIPRLDKIVLNMGVGEAVKDTKKVKTAAEELSMIAGQKAVVTHAKKSIAGFRVREQMPLGCKVTLRGDRMYEFLDRLITIALPRVRDFRGVKGNSFDGRGNYAMGLKEQFVFPEINFDKVDEVLGMDIIICTTAKTDAEAKALLKQFNMPFIS, encoded by the coding sequence ATGCTCGACCAGACCAACTACACCCCGCGCCTGAAGGCGGCCTATGCGAACAGCGTTCGCGCCGCCATGAAGGAAGAGTTCGGCTACAAGAACGACATGCAGATCCCGCGTCTGGACAAGATCGTCCTGAACATGGGCGTCGGCGAGGCGGTCAAGGACACCAAGAAGGTGAAGACCGCTGCGGAAGAGCTCTCGATGATCGCCGGCCAGAAGGCCGTCGTGACCCACGCCAAGAAGTCGATCGCCGGCTTCCGCGTGCGCGAGCAGATGCCGCTCGGCTGCAAGGTGACGCTCCGCGGCGACCGCATGTACGAATTCCTCGACCGTCTGATCACGATCGCGCTGCCCCGCGTCCGCGACTTCCGCGGCGTGAAAGGCAACTCGTTCGATGGCCGCGGCAACTACGCGATGGGCCTCAAGGAGCAGTTCGTGTTCCCCGAGATCAACTTCGACAAGGTCGACGAGGTTCTCGGCATGGACATCATCATCTGCACCACCGCGAAGACCGACGCGGAAGCGAAGGCGCTGTTGAAGCAGTTCAACATGCCGTTCATCAGCTGA
- the rpsN gene encoding 30S ribosomal protein S14: MAKKSMIEREIKRAKMVQQYAAKRASLKEITTNADLPMEQRFKAQLKLAELPRNSSATRIHNRCQLTGRPHAYYRKLKLSRIMLRELASFGQIPGMVKSSW; encoded by the coding sequence ATGGCGAAGAAATCCATGATCGAACGCGAGATCAAGCGCGCGAAGATGGTGCAGCAGTATGCTGCCAAGCGCGCCTCGCTGAAGGAGATCACCACCAACGCGGACCTGCCGATGGAGCAGCGCTTCAAGGCGCAGCTCAAGCTGGCCGAACTGCCGCGCAACTCGTCGGCCACGCGGATCCACAACCGCTGCCAGCTGACGGGCCGTCCGCATGCGTATTATCGCAAGCTGAAACTCTCGCGGATCATGCTGCGTGAACTGGCCTCGTTCGGCCAGATCCCCGGCATGGTGAAGTCGAGCTGGTAA
- the rpsH gene encoding 30S ribosomal protein S8: MSVNDPLGDMLTRIRNAQLRGKSTVSTPASRLRAWVLDVLQAEGYIRGYEKKETENGQGELVISLKYFEGTPVIRELKRVSKPGRRVYMATKDLPSVRNGLGVSIISTPKGVMSDASARSANVGGEVLCTVF, from the coding sequence ATGTCTGTGAACGATCCGCTCGGCGATATGCTGACCCGCATCCGCAACGCGCAGCTGCGTGGCAAGTCCACGGTGAGCACGCCGGCGTCCCGGCTGCGCGCCTGGGTGCTCGACGTGCTTCAGGCCGAGGGCTACATCCGCGGCTACGAGAAGAAGGAAACCGAGAACGGCCAGGGCGAACTGGTCATCTCGCTGAAGTACTTCGAGGGCACCCCGGTGATCCGCGAACTCAAGCGCGTGTCGAAGCCCGGCCGCCGCGTCTACATGGCCACGAAGGACCTTCCGAGCGTCCGTAACGGCCTCGGCGTGTCGATCATCTCCACGCCGAAAGGCGTCATGTCCGATGCGAGCGCACGCTCCGCCAATGTTGGCGGCGAAGTGCTCTGCACCGTGTTCTGA
- the rplF gene encoding 50S ribosomal protein L6 has product MSRIGKKPVPLPKGVTASISGQSIEVKGPKGTRSFSATDDVTLALDEGSVKVTPRGTSKRARQQWGMVRSQVENLVTGVTSGFKKELEISGVGYRAQMAGNVLKLSLGYSHDVNFEVPAGVTVTTPKQTEITVEGIDQQLVGQVAANIREWRRPEPYKGKGIRYKDEFIFRKEGKKK; this is encoded by the coding sequence ATGTCTCGTATCGGCAAGAAACCCGTACCGCTGCCGAAAGGCGTGACGGCCTCGATCTCGGGCCAGTCGATCGAAGTGAAGGGCCCGAAAGGCACCCGCAGCTTCTCGGCGACCGACGACGTGACCCTCGCGCTGGACGAAGGTTCGGTGAAGGTGACCCCGCGCGGCACCTCGAAGCGTGCCCGTCAGCAATGGGGCATGGTGCGGTCGCAGGTGGAAAACCTCGTGACCGGCGTCACCAGCGGCTTCAAGAAGGAGCTGGAGATCTCGGGCGTGGGTTACCGCGCGCAGATGGCCGGCAACGTGCTGAAGCTCTCGCTCGGCTATTCGCACGACGTCAACTTCGAGGTTCCGGCGGGTGTCACCGTCACCACCCCGAAGCAGACCGAGATCACGGTCGAAGGCATTGACCAGCAGCTGGTCGGCCAGGTGGCGGCGAACATCCGCGAGTGGCGGCGTCCCGAGCCCTACAAGGGCAAGGGCATCCGCTACAAGGACGAGTTCATCTTCCGCAAGGAAGGCAAGAAGAAGTAA